The proteins below come from a single Pandoraea apista genomic window:
- a CDS encoding class I adenylate-forming enzyme family protein: MTPFVEALARHARATPERLALRCGIGDESEQTDYAALWRRVERVGGHLRSTWRIAPGDRVACLGLNDALQLALLFACARAGAIFLPLNFRLAVPELAAIVRHAGVRVLWFDAAHRDAARQIRDSLEQHAIIDLPPPAIAPIEGLIAVPSMKPVDYPEVAADAPVLLAYTSGTTGEPKGALHTQAGLLANAEASWWAHDMSADDHILSTLPMFHVGGLCIQTLPALLRGASVTLHPRFDPAAWLADVERHRPTLSLMVPATLRAVQLHPAWPGTDLSSLRGVMAGSSVVPMSAIDAFHARGIPLGQVYGATETGPVSIALRFGEAKAHPGAVGRACPGVDVRLTDVTGQEVPAGEVGEILVRAPNVMREYWRAPGHASFEDGWFHSGDLARLREDGCYEVVGRSKDMIISGGENIYPAEIENALVDCPGVMEAAVVGVPDERWGEVPVAVIVPSPATSATPQSILDFLGERIARFKLPRRVVILDALPKSALGKVQKPILIGWLSKVPDSQTSTDSR; this comes from the coding sequence TTGACGCCTTTTGTAGAAGCGCTTGCCCGTCACGCACGCGCCACGCCGGAGCGGCTGGCGTTGCGATGTGGCATTGGCGATGAATCGGAGCAGACCGACTACGCAGCGCTGTGGCGACGCGTCGAACGGGTCGGTGGACATTTGCGCAGCACCTGGCGTATCGCGCCGGGCGACCGAGTCGCATGCCTTGGTCTGAACGACGCGTTGCAATTGGCGCTGTTGTTCGCTTGCGCTCGTGCCGGTGCCATCTTCCTGCCGCTGAACTTCCGTCTCGCCGTGCCCGAACTGGCCGCGATCGTGCGCCATGCGGGCGTACGTGTCCTCTGGTTCGACGCCGCGCATCGCGATGCTGCGCGCCAGATTCGCGACTCGCTCGAGCAGCACGCGATCATTGACCTGCCGCCCCCCGCCATCGCACCCATTGAAGGACTAATCGCGGTGCCGTCGATGAAGCCGGTCGACTATCCCGAGGTGGCGGCCGATGCGCCTGTGCTGCTCGCGTACACGTCCGGCACGACGGGCGAACCCAAAGGCGCATTGCACACGCAGGCCGGGTTGCTCGCCAACGCCGAAGCCAGTTGGTGGGCGCATGACATGAGTGCGGACGATCACATCCTGTCTACGCTGCCGATGTTTCATGTGGGCGGGCTGTGTATTCAGACACTGCCCGCGCTCTTGCGCGGCGCGAGCGTCACGCTGCATCCGCGCTTCGATCCCGCTGCCTGGCTGGCAGATGTCGAAAGGCATCGTCCGACACTCTCGCTGATGGTACCTGCCACGCTGCGAGCCGTGCAGTTGCATCCGGCGTGGCCGGGCACGGACTTGTCGTCGTTGCGCGGGGTGATGGCCGGTTCCAGCGTCGTGCCGATGTCCGCCATCGACGCGTTTCACGCGCGCGGCATTCCGCTTGGGCAGGTGTATGGCGCGACGGAAACCGGCCCGGTGTCGATCGCACTGCGTTTCGGCGAAGCGAAGGCGCATCCCGGCGCAGTGGGGCGCGCGTGCCCGGGCGTCGACGTGCGGCTGACCGATGTGACCGGGCAGGAGGTGCCTGCGGGAGAGGTCGGTGAAATTCTCGTGCGGGCGCCGAACGTGATGCGCGAGTACTGGCGTGCGCCCGGCCACGCGTCGTTCGAGGACGGCTGGTTCCACTCCGGCGATCTGGCGCGCTTGCGCGAGGACGGCTGTTATGAGGTCGTGGGCCGCAGCAAGGACATGATCATCTCGGGCGGCGAGAACATCTACCCGGCGGAAATCGAGAATGCGCTGGTCGATTGCCCCGGGGTAATGGAAGCCGCCGTTGTCGGCGTGCCCGACGAGCGGTGGGGCGAGGTGCCCGTCGCGGTCATCGTGCCGTCGCCGGCAACGAGCGCCACCCCGCAATCGATACTCGACTTCCTTGGCGAGCGCATCGCCCGCTTCAAACTGCCGCGACGGGTCGTCATTCTCGACGCCCTGCCCAAAAGCGCACTTGGGAAAGTGCAGAAGCCGATTCTCATCGGCTGGTTATCCAAGGTGCCCGATTCGCAAACATCAACTGACAGTCGTTAA
- the hutG gene encoding formimidoylglutamase, protein MTIDRTVWQGRVDTGETGHTLRLHQVLRDYDASQAAGGAVVLGFCSDEGVRRNHGRQGAVAGPDMLRRALASLPVKGTPVVFDGGNIVCADDRLEAAQAALGHRVAEVLSAGALPVVLGGGHEIAYGTFLGVAEHFGDRLRNEPILILNFDAHFDLRAQPTASSGTPFWQISQLLAGRQAPFHYACLGVSRYSNTDALFERADSLNVEYWLDETMLAHRLPDMCERLEKKLAQVSHVYLTIDMDVLPGEKAPGVSAPAAHGVALEVVEALIGVVRRSGKLRVADIAEYNPTYDRDGLTARVGARLLHPLITQLPV, encoded by the coding sequence ATGACAATCGATCGAACGGTCTGGCAAGGCCGTGTGGATACCGGCGAGACCGGCCATACCCTGCGTCTGCATCAGGTGCTGCGCGATTACGACGCGTCGCAAGCTGCCGGTGGCGCGGTGGTGCTGGGCTTTTGCAGTGACGAAGGCGTGCGCCGCAATCACGGGCGTCAAGGCGCGGTTGCGGGCCCGGACATGCTGCGTCGCGCACTGGCGAGCCTGCCTGTGAAGGGCACGCCTGTCGTGTTCGACGGCGGCAATATCGTGTGTGCCGACGACCGGCTCGAAGCCGCGCAAGCCGCGCTGGGTCACCGCGTGGCGGAAGTGCTGAGCGCAGGCGCACTGCCGGTGGTGCTGGGTGGCGGGCACGAGATTGCGTACGGTACGTTCCTTGGGGTTGCCGAACATTTCGGCGACCGCTTGCGCAACGAGCCGATCCTGATCCTCAATTTCGACGCGCACTTCGACTTGCGTGCCCAACCGACGGCCAGCTCGGGCACGCCGTTCTGGCAAATCTCGCAGTTGCTGGCGGGGCGTCAGGCGCCGTTTCATTACGCGTGCCTGGGCGTGAGCCGCTACAGCAATACCGATGCGCTTTTCGAACGCGCGGATTCGCTGAACGTGGAGTACTGGCTCGACGAGACGATGCTCGCGCACCGTCTGCCCGACATGTGCGAGCGGCTCGAGAAAAAGCTCGCGCAAGTGAGTCATGTGTACCTGACCATCGATATGGACGTTTTGCCGGGCGAGAAGGCCCCGGGCGTGTCGGCGCCGGCGGCACATGGCGTGGCGCTGGAAGTTGTCGAAGCGCTCATCGGCGTGGTCCGCCGTTCGGGCAAGTTGCGTGTGGCGGATATCGCCGAGTACAACCCGACGTATGACCGCGACGGTCTGACCGCACGCGTGGGCGCCCGGCTTTTGCATCCGCTCATCACACAGTTGCCGGTCTGA
- a CDS encoding amino acid ABC transporter permease has translation MELDFSPVWANWQDLARGALVTVEVTACALALGCVLGLLVGMGRLNPAHRIRYGICTAYVTFIRGTPLLVQLFILFFGLPQFNILLPAFMCGVLGLGIYSGAYVSEIVRGAIQSIERGQMEAARSLGMPYGQAMRSVILPQAVVRMIPPLGNEFIALIKNSALVSLLTIHDVMHEGQKIISVSYRSLEVYLAIAFVYLILTGVTTLLLQRAEKSLRAGGAVQ, from the coding sequence ATGGAACTCGATTTTTCGCCGGTGTGGGCAAACTGGCAGGACCTCGCGCGTGGCGCGCTCGTTACCGTTGAGGTGACTGCCTGCGCACTGGCGCTGGGCTGCGTGTTGGGTTTGCTGGTCGGCATGGGCCGCCTGAACCCGGCGCATCGCATTCGCTACGGCATTTGTACCGCCTATGTCACGTTCATCCGTGGCACGCCGTTGCTGGTGCAACTCTTTATCCTGTTCTTCGGACTGCCTCAGTTCAACATTCTGCTGCCGGCCTTCATGTGCGGTGTGCTGGGCCTTGGCATCTACAGCGGCGCTTATGTTTCGGAAATCGTGCGCGGTGCCATTCAGTCGATCGAGCGCGGTCAGATGGAAGCGGCCCGCTCGCTTGGCATGCCGTATGGTCAGGCCATGCGCTCGGTGATTCTGCCGCAAGCCGTTGTGCGCATGATTCCGCCGCTGGGCAACGAATTCATTGCGCTGATCAAGAACTCGGCCCTCGTGTCGCTGCTCACGATTCATGACGTGATGCACGAAGGTCAGAAGATTATCAGCGTGTCGTACCGTTCGCTGGAAGTGTATCTGGCGATTGCGTTTGTTTATCTGATTCTGACCGGTGTTACCACGCTGCTCCTGCAGCGCGCCGAGAAGTCCCTGCGTGCCGGAGGTGCCGTGCAATGA
- a CDS encoding amino acid ABC transporter ATP-binding protein codes for MSEVKKEFGAPILKIEGLGKAYGSHQVLKGIDFEVDARQVVVVIGPSGSGKSTFLRCCNGLETAEQGTIEIVGKKLVDHGKMMGENALNHLRTEVGMVFQSFNLFPHLTVLDNVTLAPRKLRGMKSADAEKLARELLAKVGLAAKADVYPGTLSGGQKQRVAIARALAMQPQVMLFDEPTSALDPELVGEVLQVMKALANDGMTMLVVTHEMGFAREVADVVVVMDQGRIIEAGAPEQIFTAPREARTREFLQAVIAR; via the coding sequence ATGAGCGAAGTGAAAAAGGAATTCGGCGCCCCGATCCTGAAGATCGAGGGCCTGGGCAAGGCTTACGGCAGCCATCAGGTGCTCAAGGGCATCGACTTCGAAGTCGATGCGCGTCAGGTTGTCGTAGTCATCGGTCCGAGCGGCTCGGGCAAGAGTACATTCCTGCGTTGCTGCAACGGGCTTGAAACTGCCGAGCAAGGCACCATCGAGATCGTAGGCAAGAAGCTTGTCGATCACGGCAAGATGATGGGCGAGAACGCGCTCAATCATCTGCGCACCGAAGTGGGCATGGTGTTCCAGTCGTTCAATCTGTTCCCGCATTTGACCGTGCTCGATAACGTGACGCTCGCGCCGCGCAAGCTGCGCGGCATGAAGAGCGCCGACGCCGAGAAGCTCGCTCGTGAGTTGCTCGCGAAGGTTGGGCTGGCGGCGAAGGCCGACGTCTACCCGGGTACGCTTTCCGGTGGACAGAAGCAGCGCGTGGCAATTGCTCGCGCACTGGCCATGCAACCGCAAGTCATGTTGTTCGATGAGCCAACTTCGGCGCTCGATCCGGAACTCGTGGGCGAAGTGCTTCAGGTGATGAAGGCGCTCGCGAACGACGGCATGACGATGCTGGTCGTCACGCACGAGATGGGTTTCGCACGAGAAGTCGCCGATGTCGTGGTCGTGATGGACCAGGGCCGAATCATCGAAGCGGGTGCGCCCGAGCAGATTTTCACCGCACCGCGCGAAGCGCGTACGCGAGAATTCCTGCAAGCGGTCATCGCGCGGTAA
- a CDS encoding MFS transporter, protein MIGIALVNMLVALDQTVVSTALPSIVAELKGFEYYAWIASIYLLASVVTVPVFGRLGDYFGRRQFVIASVLTFTVASLLCGLAPNMPFLVFARGLQGIGGGMMVGTAFASVPDLFPDARSRVRWQVVITAAYGIGTAAGPSLGGLLSEHFGWRSTFFVNLPVGLAALYFVWRYLPKFPSAHQGEVRVDWRGAAWIAVVLGGFQVFIENVPAHGASLGNLLLIAAVAFGFWALLRTERRATHPIVPLDMFRHPQLIVLFTLSVLIGFVMYSLIFFAPLLLQGGFGLSPQGAGLIATPIAACIALGSFINTPIVVRLSRPTNMLILGFCLLALASAGVGLAHRDTPHGLLALMMACAGIGIGFILNNMNVFGQEIAGRERFGITTALLQSTRMVGGMLGTTIVGTLVNHWYANGVAGAVWSYNGTPAAHAVARALDPRILIDSALRADLLTDLRAMGIDGAPLVETARQTLVNAVHAGVLLTGVAAVIAALLVRRIRQIQFPKRLDRSVVVAPE, encoded by the coding sequence ATGATCGGCATCGCGCTCGTCAATATGCTGGTCGCTCTCGATCAGACCGTTGTCAGTACAGCACTTCCATCCATCGTCGCCGAACTCAAAGGGTTCGAGTACTACGCCTGGATCGCGAGCATTTACCTGCTGGCCTCCGTGGTCACCGTGCCGGTGTTTGGCCGGCTTGGCGATTACTTCGGCCGCCGCCAGTTCGTGATCGCTTCGGTGCTGACCTTTACCGTCGCTTCGTTGTTGTGCGGGCTGGCCCCCAACATGCCGTTCCTTGTGTTCGCGCGTGGATTGCAGGGCATTGGCGGCGGCATGATGGTCGGCACGGCCTTCGCGTCGGTGCCCGATCTGTTCCCCGACGCCCGCTCGCGGGTGCGCTGGCAGGTCGTGATCACTGCGGCTTACGGCATTGGCACGGCCGCCGGGCCATCGCTGGGGGGGCTGCTCTCCGAGCATTTCGGCTGGCGTTCGACGTTTTTCGTGAACCTGCCGGTCGGTCTGGCGGCGCTGTACTTCGTATGGCGATACCTGCCGAAATTCCCGTCAGCCCACCAGGGTGAAGTTCGCGTGGACTGGCGCGGCGCTGCATGGATTGCGGTTGTGCTCGGAGGCTTTCAGGTGTTCATCGAGAACGTGCCGGCGCATGGGGCATCGCTCGGGAATCTGCTGTTGATCGCCGCCGTCGCGTTCGGCTTCTGGGCGCTGCTGCGCACCGAGCGTCGGGCCACACATCCGATTGTGCCGCTCGATATGTTCCGGCATCCCCAACTCATCGTGCTCTTCACGTTGTCGGTGCTGATCGGCTTCGTGATGTATTCGCTGATTTTCTTCGCGCCACTGCTGCTGCAAGGCGGATTCGGCCTCAGTCCTCAGGGCGCGGGCCTGATTGCGACGCCCATTGCGGCATGCATTGCGCTGGGCAGCTTCATCAATACGCCGATCGTGGTGCGCCTTTCACGGCCGACCAACATGCTGATCCTCGGGTTTTGCCTGCTGGCGCTGGCCTCGGCGGGCGTGGGGCTGGCGCATCGCGATACCCCGCACGGCCTGCTGGCGTTGATGATGGCCTGCGCGGGGATCGGCATTGGTTTCATCCTGAACAATATGAACGTGTTCGGGCAGGAGATTGCCGGGCGCGAACGTTTCGGCATTACCACCGCGCTGTTGCAGTCGACGCGCATGGTCGGCGGCATGCTGGGCACAACGATCGTGGGCACCCTGGTCAACCATTGGTACGCCAACGGTGTGGCCGGCGCCGTGTGGAGTTACAACGGCACGCCGGCGGCACATGCCGTTGCGCGGGCACTCGACCCGCGCATTCTCATCGATTCGGCCTTGCGTGCTGACCTATTGACGGATCTGCGCGCGATGGGCATCGACGGCGCCCCGCTGGTCGAAACCGCTCGTCAGACGCTCGTGAACGCGGTCCACGCCGGGGTGTTGCTCACGGGCGTTGCCGCGGTCATTGCCGCGTTGCTGGTGCGCCGCATCCGGCAGATTCAGTTTCCCAAGCGGCTCGACCGTTCGGTCGTGGTGGCGCCGGAATAA
- the msrA gene encoding peptide-methionine (S)-S-oxide reductase MsrA, translating to MMTEQTNSPSDTRTEVATLAGGCFWCLEACYQQLDGVKSVVSGYEGGHVDNPTYEQVCEGDTGHAEVVRLTYDPEVVSFEELLVVFFQIHDPTTVNRQGNDVGTQYRSAIFYQDEKQKEVAEHLIAELMAEMTYPAPIVTQVVPAQTFWPAEAYHQNYFRQHPDQGYCAYVVAPKLKKFREKFARRLKSAA from the coding sequence ATGATGACAGAGCAGACGAACTCCCCGAGCGATACCCGTACCGAAGTTGCCACGCTGGCGGGTGGCTGTTTTTGGTGTCTCGAGGCCTGCTATCAGCAGTTGGACGGCGTCAAATCCGTCGTCTCGGGTTATGAAGGCGGACACGTCGACAACCCGACCTATGAGCAGGTTTGCGAAGGCGACACCGGCCATGCGGAAGTGGTGCGGCTGACCTACGATCCGGAGGTGGTCTCCTTCGAAGAACTGCTGGTCGTGTTCTTCCAGATTCACGATCCGACGACGGTTAATCGTCAGGGCAACGATGTGGGCACGCAGTACCGCTCCGCCATCTTCTATCAGGACGAGAAACAGAAGGAAGTCGCCGAGCACCTCATCGCCGAACTGATGGCCGAGATGACCTACCCTGCACCGATTGTCACGCAAGTGGTGCCGGCACAGACGTTCTGGCCGGCCGAGGCGTATCACCAGAACTACTTTCGCCAGCATCCCGATCAGGGCTACTGCGCTTACGTGGTCGCCCCGAAACTCAAGAAATTCCGCGAGAAGTTCGCGCGTCGTCTCAAGTCGGCGGCATAA
- a CDS encoding acyl-CoA dehydrogenase family protein, which yields MAYQPPSIVGEHYPLTDKQRRLLALAEQVGRESLAPRAARWDREASFPFENYDDMRAAGLLKLCIPESEGGLGADFATYMMVSAELGRHCGATALTFNMHTCSMMWTGILADDLDMTPEQRAEHAGYRKHHFARVIQDGAIYAQPFSEGSAAAAGKAPFGTTATKVEGGWKINGRKIFASLSGAANYYGVLCTEDKPELSMKDTFYIAVPGDAPGVTVTGDWDPLGMRGTVSRTLLFKDVFVPDELQLMPRGVYYQAASRWPHMFMTLAPTYMGIAQAAYDFTVRYLRGEAEGMGAPVKRRMYPTKQIAVAQMHIMLEQTRALFLRALQDGRADPGKDARLRAYAAQYTIMENANELCRLAIRTCGGQSMLKTLPLERMYRDSRCGALMLPWTAELCLDRIGREALYEPGERDE from the coding sequence GTGGCCTATCAGCCCCCTTCGATCGTCGGCGAGCATTACCCGCTCACGGACAAGCAGCGGCGCCTGCTGGCGCTGGCCGAGCAGGTGGGGCGCGAGTCGCTCGCGCCGCGCGCCGCCCGCTGGGATCGCGAAGCGTCGTTCCCGTTCGAGAACTACGACGACATGCGCGCCGCAGGCCTGCTGAAGTTGTGCATTCCCGAATCGGAAGGTGGTCTGGGCGCGGATTTCGCCACCTACATGATGGTCTCCGCCGAGTTGGGCCGCCACTGCGGCGCCACGGCGCTCACGTTCAACATGCACACGTGTTCGATGATGTGGACCGGTATTCTTGCCGACGATCTCGACATGACGCCCGAGCAGCGCGCCGAGCATGCGGGTTATCGCAAGCATCACTTCGCGCGCGTGATTCAGGACGGGGCGATCTACGCACAACCGTTCTCCGAAGGCAGTGCGGCGGCCGCAGGCAAGGCACCGTTCGGCACGACTGCGACGAAGGTTGAGGGCGGCTGGAAGATCAATGGTCGCAAGATATTCGCATCCCTCTCGGGGGCGGCGAATTACTACGGCGTGCTGTGTACCGAAGACAAGCCCGAATTGTCGATGAAGGACACGTTCTACATCGCCGTGCCAGGCGATGCGCCGGGCGTGACCGTCACCGGCGACTGGGACCCGCTGGGCATGCGCGGTACCGTCTCGCGCACGCTGCTCTTCAAGGACGTTTTCGTCCCTGACGAACTGCAACTGATGCCGCGCGGCGTCTACTATCAGGCCGCCAGCCGCTGGCCGCATATGTTCATGACGCTTGCCCCGACGTACATGGGGATCGCGCAGGCGGCCTACGATTTCACGGTGCGCTATCTGCGCGGCGAAGCCGAAGGCATGGGCGCGCCGGTCAAGCGTCGTATGTACCCGACCAAGCAGATTGCCGTCGCGCAAATGCACATCATGCTCGAGCAGACGCGCGCGCTGTTCCTTCGCGCGTTGCAGGACGGCCGGGCCGATCCGGGTAAGGACGCACGTCTGCGGGCGTATGCAGCGCAGTACACGATCATGGAGAATGCCAACGAGCTGTGCCGTCTGGCCATTCGTACCTGCGGCGGGCAGTCGATGCTCAAGACGCTGCCGCTCGAACGGATGTATCGCGATTCGCGTTGCGGCGCATTGATGCTGCCGTGGACCGCAGAGCTGTGCCTCGACCGTATCGGCCGCGAGGCGCTCTACGAACCGGGTGAGCGCGACGAGTAA
- a CDS encoding transporter substrate-binding domain-containing protein, protein MKLRHILFTMALAVTCSSKVFAADDVLRVATDATFPPFEYVDNGKRTGFDVEMIEALGKAMGKKVEWTDIDFKGLIPAVLSKRVDVAASAIYITDERLKVVNFTHPYYTGGLAIMVKAENTSIKEPADLNGKKVSVQVGTKSVQFLKESYPKVERVEVEKNDQMFELVKIGRADAAVTGKPAALLYAKANPGVKVLDKTLTVERYGFAVRKGDTELTNEMNKALEKVRADGTYAALVNKYFGTAK, encoded by the coding sequence ATGAAATTGCGTCACATTCTGTTCACGATGGCGCTGGCCGTCACCTGCTCGAGCAAGGTCTTCGCTGCCGACGACGTGCTGCGTGTTGCGACCGACGCGACCTTCCCGCCGTTCGAGTACGTGGACAACGGCAAGCGCACCGGCTTCGACGTCGAAATGATCGAGGCGCTGGGCAAGGCAATGGGCAAGAAGGTCGAGTGGACGGATATCGATTTCAAGGGCCTGATCCCGGCCGTGCTGTCCAAGCGCGTTGACGTGGCTGCTTCGGCAATCTACATCACCGACGAGCGCCTGAAGGTGGTGAACTTCACGCACCCGTACTACACCGGCGGTCTGGCCATCATGGTCAAGGCTGAGAACACCAGCATCAAGGAGCCGGCCGATCTGAACGGCAAGAAGGTGTCGGTGCAGGTGGGTACGAAGTCGGTGCAGTTCCTGAAGGAAAGCTATCCGAAGGTCGAGCGCGTGGAAGTCGAGAAGAACGACCAGATGTTCGAACTCGTGAAGATCGGCCGTGCCGACGCCGCCGTGACCGGTAAGCCCGCAGCGCTGCTGTACGCCAAGGCCAACCCGGGCGTCAAGGTGCTCGACAAGACGCTGACGGTTGAGCGTTATGGCTTCGCCGTTCGCAAGGGCGACACCGAACTGACCAACGAGATGAACAAGGCGCTGGAAAAGGTCCGTGCAGACGGCACCTACGCCGCGCTGGTCAACAAGTACTTCGGTACCGCGAAGTAA
- a CDS encoding IclR family transcriptional regulator: protein MDTTEAHSVSERVLQVLVTVARHGRPIAAREIAAQTSLPLSTVYRHLVPLKKWGLVQEHAHEALYEPGPVGVQLAWGFDHNSHLVTQAREEIDALVQRTGETVGLLVAANGQVVCLDMHESEQSLRCSFAKGRAHPLVHGASAKALLSFLPQATRDSLIGRQLAGQPVAQERLVAQVEEIRKQRYAVSESEVDFGVWGVSAPVFAAKERLEGTITLMAPAVRVAQRHEELIRLTVAAAERISNRLQYF, encoded by the coding sequence ATGGACACCACCGAAGCTCATTCGGTCTCCGAACGCGTTCTGCAAGTCCTTGTGACTGTGGCGCGTCATGGACGACCGATCGCGGCACGCGAGATCGCCGCGCAAACGAGCCTGCCGCTCTCCACGGTTTACCGCCACCTCGTACCGCTCAAGAAGTGGGGCCTGGTGCAGGAGCACGCCCATGAGGCGCTCTACGAACCGGGTCCGGTCGGCGTGCAATTGGCGTGGGGTTTCGACCACAACTCGCATCTTGTTACTCAGGCACGTGAGGAGATCGACGCCCTCGTGCAGCGCACCGGTGAGACCGTCGGTCTGCTGGTGGCCGCTAACGGTCAGGTCGTTTGCCTCGACATGCACGAGAGCGAGCAATCGCTGCGTTGCTCCTTTGCCAAGGGACGTGCGCATCCGCTGGTGCATGGCGCCTCGGCCAAAGCCTTGCTCTCGTTCTTGCCGCAAGCCACCCGCGACAGCCTGATCGGCCGTCAGTTGGCCGGCCAGCCGGTCGCGCAGGAGCGTCTCGTTGCGCAGGTCGAGGAAATCCGCAAGCAGCGTTATGCGGTGTCCGAAAGCGAAGTGGATTTCGGCGTCTGGGGCGTGTCGGCCCCGGTGTTCGCCGCCAAGGAACGTCTGGAAGGCACCATCACCTTGATGGCGCCGGCCGTGCGTGTGGCTCAGCGCCACGAAGAGCTGATTCGCCTCACCGTGGCGGCAGCCGAGCGTATTTCGAATCGATTGCAGTACTTTTAA
- a CDS encoding alpha/beta fold hydrolase yields the protein MTLPVPACQTAGDGPLTLVLLHGIGGNRHVWPAQFETFATAGHRVVAWDMPGYGESALPAEPTMASLADSLQALLDALGPSRFVLVGHSMGGMVAQELMARGAPFTRDIAALVLCGTSPAFGKPDGDFQREFVRQRTAPLDAGKTLREMAEAIVPGMLGEPDAAVRASAHAVAVDAMGALTPDAYRAALQALVGFEQRAALARIAVPVLLIAGEHDTNAPPKVMARMAESIPQARYVCLPGAGHLMNLTHPAAFNAEVRAFLATL from the coding sequence ATGACGCTTCCCGTACCCGCCTGCCAAACGGCGGGCGATGGCCCGCTCACGCTGGTGCTGCTGCACGGCATTGGCGGCAACCGGCATGTCTGGCCCGCGCAGTTCGAGACATTCGCCACGGCGGGGCATCGCGTGGTGGCGTGGGATATGCCCGGTTACGGCGAGAGCGCGTTGCCTGCCGAGCCGACGATGGCGTCGCTGGCCGATAGCCTGCAAGCACTGCTCGACGCATTGGGCCCATCGCGATTCGTGCTCGTTGGCCATAGCATGGGCGGCATGGTCGCACAGGAGCTGATGGCGCGCGGCGCGCCGTTCACGCGCGATATCGCGGCGCTGGTGTTGTGCGGCACCTCCCCCGCATTCGGTAAGCCGGACGGCGACTTTCAGCGCGAATTCGTGCGCCAGCGCACTGCGCCGCTCGACGCGGGAAAAACGCTGCGCGAGATGGCCGAAGCGATCGTGCCGGGCATGCTCGGCGAGCCGGATGCCGCCGTCCGTGCGAGCGCGCATGCGGTGGCCGTCGACGCGATGGGCGCGCTCACCCCCGATGCCTACCGGGCGGCGCTGCAAGCGCTGGTGGGTTTCGAGCAGCGCGCCGCACTGGCACGCATCGCCGTGCCGGTGCTGCTCATTGCCGGCGAGCACGACACCAATGCGCCGCCGAAAGTCATGGCGCGCATGGCAGAGTCCATTCCGCAAGCTCGCTACGTCTGCCTGCCCGGTGCAGGACACCTCATGAATCTGACGCACCCGGCGGCATTCAACGCCGAGGTGCGCGCTTTCCTCGCAACACTCTAG